In Halobaculum limi, one DNA window encodes the following:
- a CDS encoding ribbon-helix-helix domain-containing protein, with amino-acid sequence MPKISVEIPGELLADLDDHVGDDGKFVNRSDAIRASIRKTLDMLDEIDARHGRLDDEAGEADEADDAEDDE; translated from the coding sequence ATGCCCAAGATAAGCGTCGAGATACCCGGCGAACTGCTCGCCGACCTCGACGACCACGTCGGCGACGACGGCAAGTTCGTCAACCGAAGCGACGCGATCCGCGCGTCGATCCGCAAGACGCTCGATATGCTCGACGAGATAGACGCCCGACACGGTCGCCTCGACGACGAGGCGGGCGAGGCAGATGAGGCGGACGACGCGGAGGACGACGAATGA
- a CDS encoding queuosine precursor transporter: protein MSGDVATAEPRRLNVPLAAVLLTSLFVAALVTAQVISAKLLAVTLPVLGTVTAPGGTLAYAITFFASDCLSELYGKEYARRVVNVAFGMNFVLLALVFATISVPAAQGSVDPDAFATVLGLSGNVVLGSLVAYVLSQNWDVIAFHRIREFTDGDALWLRNVGSTATSQLIDTVVFTLVAFAVAPALFGIGPALPTAVLLSLIVGQYVLKLLIALVDTPLVYAAVALVRRDADVDADRVSV, encoded by the coding sequence ATGAGCGGCGACGTCGCCACCGCGGAACCGCGGCGTCTGAACGTCCCGCTGGCGGCGGTGCTCCTCACGTCGCTGTTCGTCGCAGCCCTCGTGACGGCGCAGGTCATCTCCGCGAAACTGCTCGCCGTCACACTTCCTGTCCTCGGGACGGTGACTGCGCCGGGCGGGACGCTGGCGTACGCCATCACGTTCTTCGCGTCCGACTGTCTCTCGGAGTTGTATGGAAAGGAGTACGCCCGGCGCGTCGTCAACGTCGCGTTCGGGATGAACTTCGTTCTCTTGGCGCTCGTGTTCGCGACCATCTCCGTGCCCGCAGCGCAGGGGTCGGTCGACCCTGACGCGTTCGCGACCGTCCTCGGCCTGTCGGGGAACGTCGTCCTCGGGTCGCTGGTCGCGTACGTCCTCAGTCAAAACTGGGACGTGATCGCCTTTCATCGCATCCGCGAGTTCACCGACGGCGACGCCCTGTGGCTCCGCAACGTCGGGTCGACGGCGACGAGCCAACTCATCGACACCGTCGTGTTCACCCTCGTCGCGTTCGCCGTCGCGCCCGCACTGTTCGGCATCGGCCCGGCGCTCCCGACCGCGGTGCTGTTGTCGCTCATCGTCGGGCAGTACGTGCTGAAACTGCTCATCGCCCTCGTCGATACACCGCTCGTGTACGCCGCGGTGGCGCTGGTCCGCCGCGACGCCGACGTGGATGCCGACCGCGTGAGCGTCTGA
- a CDS encoding SAM-dependent methyltransferase: protein MARKDDFYNRAKQEGYRARSAYKLRQIDEEFDLFDHGDTVVDLGAAPGGWLQIAAEEVTEAGTVVGVDLQRIDDLDHPHVETVRGDMTEERTRYYLRKALGVDPDPDPDDDAPPVRPVDVVISDMAPNMTGEYQLDHARSIHLCRQALDTALELLKPGGDFVVKVFDGPDLADFRDDVDAEFQYVRAYTPEASRKRSSERYLIARGRTDAPVAEGDRLAVDVTDVGEEGDGIASVDGFTLFVPGAEVGETVEVVVDDVKPRFGFAERVD, encoded by the coding sequence ATGGCTCGCAAGGACGATTTCTACAACCGCGCCAAACAGGAGGGCTATCGCGCCCGGTCGGCGTACAAACTCCGACAGATCGACGAGGAGTTCGACCTGTTCGACCACGGCGACACCGTCGTCGACCTCGGTGCCGCCCCCGGTGGGTGGCTGCAGATCGCCGCAGAGGAGGTGACCGAAGCCGGAACCGTCGTCGGCGTCGACCTCCAGCGGATCGACGATCTCGACCACCCGCACGTCGAGACGGTCCGCGGTGATATGACCGAGGAGCGCACCCGCTACTACCTACGGAAGGCGCTCGGTGTGGACCCCGACCCAGATCCGGACGACGACGCCCCGCCAGTCCGCCCCGTCGACGTGGTCATCTCGGACATGGCACCGAATATGACCGGCGAGTACCAACTCGATCACGCCCGCTCGATCCACCTCTGCCGACAGGCGCTGGACACGGCGCTAGAACTGCTGAAGCCGGGCGGCGACTTCGTCGTGAAGGTGTTCGACGGCCCGGACCTCGCGGACTTCCGTGACGACGTCGACGCGGAGTTCCAGTACGTCCGAGCGTACACGCCGGAGGCAAGTCGGAAGCGCTCCTCAGAGCGGTATCTCATCGCTCGCGGGCGCACCGATGCGCCGGTGGCCGAGGGCGACCGCCTCGCCGTCGACGTGACCGACGTGGGCGAGGAAGGCGACGGCATCGCCAGCGTCGACGGGTTCACGCTGTTCGTGCCGGGTGCCGAGGTCGGTGAGACGGTCGAGGTCGTCGTCGACGACGTGAAGCCGCGGTTCGGCTTCGCAGAGCGCGTCGACTGA